The Salicibibacter halophilus DNA window AAAGGAACTCGCCAGAATGACGACGGAGCAAACGATGGATGAGCAAGGGATAAATTGTACGCCAAACGGGATTCAAATCCGTGACACCGATCCATATATGCCGACAGCGATGCAAAAATTGGTGTAAATGTGGCGCCTGCTAATTAAAATCATAAAGTTCGGGTAGATTAAAATTGACGCCTGTAGTTGAGTTAATGACAACATACTTATCGGGAACATTGTCCTCGCGAGCAATAACTGAACGGAAAGGTGGACGGATTATATGGGCTATTATGATAACCATTACCGGAATGAAAACAATGAAAAGAAAAATCGGCGGCGCGGCTTGGGGCTATCAGGGTTTGTGGGCGCAATCATCGGCGCGCTCGTGGTAGTTGCCGCTTTTGCCCTCGTTCAAACCAATGATATGACAGCGCCGGAGGAGCAAGAGCAAGGATCAAATGATAGTGAATTCTTTGCGGGTGAATCGGAGCAAGTGAGTTTTGACATCCATACCGATGTGACCGAAGCGGTCGAGGGTGTTTCAGAGGCCGTTGTCGGGGTCTTTAATATGCAAGAGGAAAGCTTTTGGAGTGGCGGCGGTGGCCCGCCCGGCGAACACGGAGGTGAAGGGGAAGGAATTGAAGCCGGAACCGGTTCAGGAGTCATTTATAAAGAGGACGGTAATCAAACCTTCATCGTAACGAATGAACACGTCATTCGGGGGTCTGATCAGGTAGAAATTAGCTTGAGTGAAGGGCAGCGAGTTGGAGCCGAAGTGGTCGGGGAAGATATTTGGACAGACCTGGCCGTTTTAAGTGTATCTACCGAAGAGATTGAGGACGAGGTTGAAACGGTGGCTGAATTTGGCGATTCTGAAAACCTAAGTCCCGGAGAACCGGCTATAGCGATCGGAAATCCTTTGGGGCCAACGTTTGCCCGTACTGTGACTCAAGGAATTATCAGTGCCACAGATCGTTCCATTCCGGTTGATTTGACAGGAGATGGTCAAATCGATTGGAATGCGGAAGTGATCCAGACAGATGCCGCCATTAATCAGGGGAATAGCGGCGGTCCGCTCTTAAATGCCCAAGGACAAGTGATCGGCATTAATTCCATGGAGATCGCCCAAGGAGAAGGTTTGGGCTTTGCGATCCCGACGTCCATCGTTATGCCTGTCATCGAAGACATTGAGAATTATGGTGAAGTGGAACGTCCTGAACTTGGGGTTGAAATGGGCTCCGTCAGTGATATTCCAAGTTACCATTGGCAAGAAACGCTTAATTTGCCAGAGGATGTAACTTCCGGTGTTTTTGTCACGAACGTATTCCCGGGTTCATCAGCAGATGAAGACGGACTGCAGGAATATGATGTGATCGTTGAAATGGATGACCAAGAGATTGATTTTGCACATGACCTACGCATGTATCTCTATACAGAACTCGATGTCGGTGAAGAAGTAACCATATCGTTCTATCGCGATGGTGAATTGCAGGAAACAACGATTGAACTACAGGAACAACAAGATAGCTTGTGATGATATGCAAACATGGGAATCCTCGTATTGTTCGAGGGTTCCTTTATCCCGAATCCAGATGACAGAAATCAGTTACCTGATAAGAAGTGAAGGACTTCTAGGAATAACTTTCATCTGGCATTCCGGCTTCACTTTATTCACAACGGGAGGCGTATTATAATACCGTCGTGGATAGGGCTTTCGCGAGAAACCAACAACTTATTGTGAACATGTGGATAACTTTTGTGGATAAGGTGGCTTGCATGAACATTCAATTGCTCGCGGTTGGAAAATTAAAGGAAAAGTACTTGTTGGCAGGCATTGAAGAATACGAAAAACGCTTAAAAAAGGATGTAAAATTTTCGATCAAAGAAGTGGCAGAGGAACGGGCACCTGAACGTCTCAGTGAAAAGGAAAGCCTTCAAGTGCGGAATAAAGAAGGAGAGCGTTTGCTTCAACATATAAAGGCTCAATCATACGTCATCGCGTTGGATAGAAAAGGAAAAATGTTTCGCTCCGAAGATATGGCCACACAAATAGATCAGCTTGCTTTACACGGACACAATAGTTTTACGTTTATCATCGGCGGATCTATTGGCCTTGGGGAAAATGTCATACAGAGAGCTGATCTGTGCTGGTCCTTTTCGTCATTGACGTTTCCCCATCAATTGATACGCTTAATGCTAATGGAACAGATTTATCGTTTTACACAAATTCAAAAAGGCACCCCTTATCATAAATGAAGGTAAATGTTTCACGTGGAACAATTGGAGGAACCGGATATGAATAGCCCTCTACACAATGATTGGACAAATTATCTCGAAAAGGAATTTCAAAAAGATTATTATCAGCAGCTTCGATCGTTTTTGAAGCAAGAGTATAACAATCACGCAGTTTATCCGGATATGTATGATATTTTTAACGCGTTACACTATACGTCCTATGAAAATACGAAAGTGGTGATTCTCGGACAAGATCCTTATCATGGTCCGAATCAAGCACATGGATTAAGTTTTTCCGTGCAGCCGGACGTCAAATTCCCTCCATCGCTTCGAAATATTTTTCAGGAACTTGAGAACGATGTTGGTTGTGAAATACCGGCAAACGGAGATTTGCGCGGATGGGCTAAGCAAGGGGTATTGCTTCTTAACACGGTGTTAACCGTTCGGGCTCGAGAAGCGGCTTCTCATCAAGGCAAAGGATGGGAAATGTTTACCGATCAAGTGATCAGAAGCGTAAGCGCAAAGAAAGATCCGGTTGTTTTTATTTTATGGGGCCGTCACGCACAATCGAAAGTTTCGTTCATTGAAAGCCAACATGCGGTGATCCGTTCGTCCCATCCCAGTCCTTTTTCTGCCCATAAAGGATTTTATGGAAGTCGTCCATTCTCAAAAGCGAATAAGTTTTTGGAACGAATGGAGAGAGAGCCCATTCAGTGGTGTGAAACCGGCATAAATGGCGAGTGATGTTCAGCTAAAAATCGCTTGTTTATACTGGCTTGTTTTGGGGAAAAGCTATATACATCATATTCGGAGGTGAGACGATGATCAAAATCGATGATATGCAAATACCTGCTGAACGTTATGAAGATGTTAAAAGTGCCCGTGAAGCTTTAAAAAAAGATGAGATCATCGTTAAAGACAATGATGGAAACATTTGGATTGTTGATAATGAAAATTACCCTAAAATAGAGGGGTATGGATATGAACGCATCGATCCCAATTCTTCAACCGAATAATTATCGATCGGTGAAATAGGGCCTTTTTGAAGGCCTTTTTTAATGAACGGCGATGACTTGGGGACATTCATGGAATTGACAAAATAGGAAGGAAAGCGTGATTTGGATTAGTCCTGCCACGTGTTATCGTAAAGGATAGAGGCATAGGAGGAATTCGATGCATGTATCTGCAGAGACGATTGTTGCGAAAATAAAGCAGGAAACGGCAAACCTTGAACTTGCACTGGAGAATGGGGAAGCGAAAGGGAAAATCCGTGAACATGCACGGTTGATTCGTGCATTTAGCGAGCTCATTGAAGAAGGAGGCAGTGCTGCTTCCGGTAAATCGGAGCTTCCGGTTACTTACCCAGATGAAAATACGCAGCCGAAATCTCCGGCAGCCGTTCAGCCGGCTCGAGAGAGCCACGAGGTTTCCGGCCAAGGTAATTTACTGGAATTTTAATTCAAAACCGGCATTTGAAAGCGTGGTGCATAAAATTGGCAAAAACGTTATTGGCCATCGGCGCGGCCATGGGAGCGCTGGCGGTCGCTATCGGCGCCTTCGGCGCCCATGGCTTGGAGGGAAGAGTAAGTGAACGAATGTTGGAAAATTATCAAACCGGCGTGCAATATCATATGTTTCACGCGCTGGGGATTATTGCTGTCGGGTTGACCGCGACGGTCATTGGTGGCAGTGCGCTGCTCGGTTGGGCAGGAGGCTTGATGCTTTTTGGAACCATTGTGTTTTCCGGAAGCTTGTACACGATGGCGCTTACCGGCATGACCTGGCTCGGTGCGATCACGCCGATCGGAGGGGTGGCGTTTATCACGGGTTGGATTTTATTGATGATCGCTGCATTTAAGCTATGATTCGGTAAACGAACACCTGTGGCGCGATCCACGGGTTTTTTTATCTAAATATCGTGTCCATGCCTAATTGGACAGCAACACCGGTAATGACTGACCACAGAATCAGACTGATGGTCATCCAAATGGATACATGCGTACGGTTGCCGCCAAAAGTACAAGCCATAAGCGCGGTTAAATGGCTGCTAAGTAAACCTGTACCGATAACTGCAAGGCCGGGGAGCCCATATTTATCCCAAAGCTTCCGCGCCTTTTCTCTGCGTTTGTTCGTATAATCCTCGTGCCATTGCGTTTCAGAGGTATCTGCTGTAAAGGTTTCTTCGTGTTCTTGATTGGCGTCATCAACCTCTTCTTCCGTCGGAACGCGAGGTTGTTGCTCCTTTTTGTTACGTAAAAATCCCCGAATTTTATCCACGAGAACGATAAGCAAGAGCACGGTAACTAGATTGCCCAAAAAACCGAAAATGATTGTAGGTATGAGTGGGAGCCCGACAATAACGCCTATTGGGATAGCAACCATATATTCGATGAACGGAATAGCCGCACCCAAGAATATCATAATAAAATAGATCACATAGTCCATAAAGCCACCTCATTGTTTGTACTCGACTTTTCCAAGAAGAAAGGCAACGCAGAAACCGAGGAGTAGGGCGATGAATGAAGCGAATAGCCCGCCTATCCCTATCGGCATTCCCTGGTAGATCACAACCACGGAGCCTAAGACCATTCCGGTGACGACAGCGTAAGTTCCCACCGGAAATCGCTGTAAAAAGAAATGGACGATTTTACTTGTAATCAGCACCCCGACACCGATTCCGGCAATGAGCGTCACTAAAACCGGAAAATGAAAGTTATCCAGCGCATCAATAATTGTCGCGTAATAGCCGAAAACCAATAAAAGAAAAGAGCCGCTCAAGCCGGGTAAAATCATGGCAGAACTTGCTACCCAGCCGAGGAAGAAGATCGCAATATAGTGGTTTGCATTTAATGAACCGAGCATACTCGATTGATCAGGATCTTGCATAATGCCGAACAGAGCAATCAGTAAAAGCGAAATAAGCAAGACCAAATAATGAATGCCTGAAAATGTCTGTTTAAAGTTAATTTTTTTCAGCAGGAAAGGGACGACCCCAATGATTAATCCGAGAAAAAAGAAGGAAAGCTGATTTGGATAATGGGTAAGTAACCAGTTGATAGCCGCTGCACTTGAAAACACAGCCAAAAAAATGCCGATGACGAGTGGAACAAGAAATGCCAGGCTTTTTTTCCACTCCCGCGTGGTTAAGCCATTAATCGAAGCAATTAAACGTTCGTAAATACCCAAAACAACGGCGATCGTGCCGCTGCTTACGCCGGGAATCGTTTCAACGCTCCCCATGATTAATCCGCGCCAAAGATTGTGGACATCAATCTTTCCCATATGTATAGCCCCCCTAACTCTCATCGTTATATCATGGGAGTTTAAAAAATACCATAAAAAAATGCCGATCCCTTAAAAAACATAACTTTCGCCATTCTTGGCGAAAGTCAACGTTATTCTTATCGATCGTTCCGGGCAGCGGAAACAAAAAAGCAGGTGCTGACAGCTGAGGCCAACACCTGCACCTTGGAACCGCCCATTATTCTTCAAAATATGCACGGTTTAATTCAATGTATTGGGCTTCTTCTTCAGGTACTTCGTCGTCCGGATAAATGGCTTCCACCGGACATACGGGTTCGCATGCCCCGCAATCTATACAGATATCCGGATCAATGTAGAACATGTCCTTTCCTTCTTCAATACAATCAACCGGACAAACTTCTACACAAGACCCGTTTTTTTCTCCTTCACATGGTGATGTTATGACGAATGGCATCTGTATCTCACCTCCCTATTTGTGATTATAACGGATAAATGAAAGTAAATAAAAGACTTTATGGCAAAAATGCCTTTATTGACAGCCATCAATCAGGCGTTGCCCAGTATTATAACATATCTGTATACTGAACAGGGATCTGGATGCCCAAAAATTAGCTAAACACCTGTTGATGAAACTGCGAATGATACAATCGTCGGTAACGCCCGTTTTTTGCCAGTAATTCCTGATGCGTTCCCTGTTCCACCACTTGTCCGTCGTCAAGGACGACGATATGGTGGGCATTTTGAATCGTAGAAAGCCGATGGGCAATGACGAGCGCTGTCCGGTTTTGCAACAAATGGGCCAATCCTGCCTGAATGGTTTTTTCCGCTTCCGTATCCAACGAGGAGGTGGCTTCATCAAGCAAAATGATGGCTGGATCTTTTAAAAGGGCACGGGCAATGGAAATTCGTTGTTTTTGCCCCCCGGAAAGCTTAACGCCTCCCTCGCCGACCGTGGAATCATACCCATCCGGGAGGTCGTTAATAAACGTTTCGGCGTCGGCGATTCGTGCCGCTTGTTTCACATCCGCAAGGCAGGCATCCGGCAAACCGTAAGCAATATTATCGCGAATGGTGCCGTTAAATAGCACAACATCTTGACTGACAACGCCGATTTGAGAACGAAGGGATGAAAGCGTCACTGTATCGATCCGTGTACCATCAATGGTTATTTTGCCCATCGCAGGGTCGTAAAATCGACTGATTAATTGCGTCAAGGTCGTTTTCCCGGAACCTGAAGGCCCGACAATTGCGGTTGTTTTTCCGGCTTGAAAATGGACATCGACATTTTTGATGACAGGTTCAGCTTCGTAGGCAAAAGACACTTGATGGAACTTGACGTTTCCATCCCGGATGGCAAGGGTTTGCGCATTTTCCGGGTTTTGAATGGACGGTTTTGTTTCCAAAATGGCCATGATGCGGTCATAGGCCGCGGCTGCCTGTTGAATGGTGTTCATTAATCGACTGACACGCCGAATGGGATTTTGCAAAAGGCGCACATACACGATAAAGGTAGCAATCATACCGACCGTCATGTCCCCGCCGATCGTCTGCCAAGCGCCAAACACAACAACGATGGCCATCCCAAGATAATTGACGAAATTGACGAGCGGTCCGAATAAAGAAAAGTTTTTCGCAGCGTTAATGTTCGCTTGCCGATTTGTTTCATTACGTTCGGAAAATCGTCCTTCTTCATAGCGTTCCATAGCAAAGGATTTAACGAGGCGAATGCCCGAAAAGGTATCTTGTAAATGATTGTTCATTTCGGCAAGGCTTCCCTGGACCCTCCAGTAGGCTGTGCGAATACGTTTGGCAAAATAACGCGTGAGAACAAAAAGAAGAGGAAATGTTAATAAGATGAGGGTGGCCAGCTGCCAATTCACATAAAACATATACGTTGAAATCGCTATGAAAATGAAGATATCCGTCAGTAAATTCAAGAGACCGGAAGCAAGCAATTGCT harbors:
- a CDS encoding DUF5327 family protein; translated protein: MHVSAETIVAKIKQETANLELALENGEAKGKIREHARLIRAFSELIEEGGSAASGKSELPVTYPDENTQPKSPAAVQPARESHEVSGQGNLLEF
- a CDS encoding indolepyruvate ferredoxin oxidoreductase subunit alpha; the encoded protein is MPFVITSPCEGEKNGSCVEVCPVDCIEEGKDMFYIDPDICIDCGACEPVCPVEAIYPDDEVPEEEAQYIELNRAYFEE
- a CDS encoding small multi-drug export protein; protein product: MDYVIYFIMIFLGAAIPFIEYMVAIPIGVIVGLPLIPTIIFGFLGNLVTVLLLIVLVDKIRGFLRNKKEQQPRVPTEEEVDDANQEHEETFTADTSETQWHEDYTNKRREKARKLWDKYGLPGLAVIGTGLLSSHLTALMACTFGGNRTHVSIWMTISLILWSVITGVAVQLGMDTIFR
- a CDS encoding DUF423 domain-containing protein — encoded protein: MAKTLLAIGAAMGALAVAIGAFGAHGLEGRVSERMLENYQTGVQYHMFHALGIIAVGLTATVIGGSALLGWAGGLMLFGTIVFSGSLYTMALTGMTWLGAITPIGGVAFITGWILLMIAAFKL
- a CDS encoding ABC transporter ATP-binding protein, whose product is MHKSALDTKPRKQSVRQMFKDLFSRVRPHWRLIFIAVIAVLFVASIEFAIPQFIQYTIDVVIPEEQLDMLAWVIAGIIGGAALLIGFQFAGSYIMAIVGQRALYTLRNELYSHMQHADVSFFDHNRTGDLMSRMTNDVNMLQQLLASGLLNLLTDIFIFIAISTYMFYVNWQLATLILLTFPLLFVLTRYFAKRIRTAYWRVQGSLAEMNNHLQDTFSGIRLVKSFAMERYEEGRFSERNETNRQANINAAKNFSLFGPLVNFVNYLGMAIVVVFGAWQTIGGDMTVGMIATFIVYVRLLQNPIRRVSRLMNTIQQAAAAYDRIMAILETKPSIQNPENAQTLAIRDGNVKFHQVSFAYEAEPVIKNVDVHFQAGKTTAIVGPSGSGKTTLTQLISRFYDPAMGKITIDGTRIDTVTLSSLRSQIGVVSQDVVLFNGTIRDNIAYGLPDACLADVKQAARIADAETFINDLPDGYDSTVGEGGVKLSGGQKQRISIARALLKDPAIILLDEATSSLDTEAEKTIQAGLAHLLQNRTALVIAHRLSTIQNAHHIVVLDDGQVVEQGTHQELLAKNGRYRRLYHSQFHQQVFS
- a CDS encoding S1C family serine protease, producing MGYYDNHYRNENNEKKNRRRGLGLSGFVGAIIGALVVVAAFALVQTNDMTAPEEQEQGSNDSEFFAGESEQVSFDIHTDVTEAVEGVSEAVVGVFNMQEESFWSGGGGPPGEHGGEGEGIEAGTGSGVIYKEDGNQTFIVTNEHVIRGSDQVEISLSEGQRVGAEVVGEDIWTDLAVLSVSTEEIEDEVETVAEFGDSENLSPGEPAIAIGNPLGPTFARTVTQGIISATDRSIPVDLTGDGQIDWNAEVIQTDAAINQGNSGGPLLNAQGQVIGINSMEIAQGEGLGFAIPTSIVMPVIEDIENYGEVERPELGVEMGSVSDIPSYHWQETLNLPEDVTSGVFVTNVFPGSSADEDGLQEYDVIVEMDDQEIDFAHDLRMYLYTELDVGEEVTISFYRDGELQETTIELQEQQDSL
- a CDS encoding uracil-DNA glycosylase, whose protein sequence is MNSPLHNDWTNYLEKEFQKDYYQQLRSFLKQEYNNHAVYPDMYDIFNALHYTSYENTKVVILGQDPYHGPNQAHGLSFSVQPDVKFPPSLRNIFQELENDVGCEIPANGDLRGWAKQGVLLLNTVLTVRAREAASHQGKGWEMFTDQVIRSVSAKKDPVVFILWGRHAQSKVSFIESQHAVIRSSHPSPFSAHKGFYGSRPFSKANKFLERMEREPIQWCETGINGE
- a CDS encoding DUF368 domain-containing protein, with protein sequence MGKIDVHNLWRGLIMGSVETIPGVSSGTIAVVLGIYERLIASINGLTTREWKKSLAFLVPLVIGIFLAVFSSAAAINWLLTHYPNQLSFFFLGLIIGVVPFLLKKINFKQTFSGIHYLVLLISLLLIALFGIMQDPDQSSMLGSLNANHYIAIFFLGWVASSAMILPGLSGSFLLLVFGYYATIIDALDNFHFPVLVTLIAGIGVGVLITSKIVHFFLQRFPVGTYAVVTGMVLGSVVVIYQGMPIGIGGLFASFIALLLGFCVAFLLGKVEYKQ
- the rlmH gene encoding 23S rRNA (pseudouridine(1915)-N(3))-methyltransferase RlmH, which gives rise to MNIQLLAVGKLKEKYLLAGIEEYEKRLKKDVKFSIKEVAEERAPERLSEKESLQVRNKEGERLLQHIKAQSYVIALDRKGKMFRSEDMATQIDQLALHGHNSFTFIIGGSIGLGENVIQRADLCWSFSSLTFPHQLIRLMLMEQIYRFTQIQKGTPYHK